One region of Hoeflea sp. 108 genomic DNA includes:
- a CDS encoding MT-A70 family methyltransferase, whose protein sequence is MSLAHQIMPTGEHPVPSLIRYDAACKALAEAKSVDDVKDIRDRSEAMRAYAKQAKNKQLEVDAAEIRIRAERRLGEMIAGQRATVGLSEGGRPKKTPSVEEVVFSRPVLAEAGIDHKLSARAQKMAAVPEAEFESMVGEWRDRVEAEHERVTTNLLKAGEKRLARDEKEAALAAKMRAAAASLGQGSFGVVYADPPWRFEPYSRDTGMDRAADNHYPTMLLDDIAALEVPAADDCVLFLWATAPMLPEALRVMAAWGFTYKSHIIWAKDRIGTGYWTRNKHELLLIGTKGSIPAPEMGTQPESLILAAVGAHSAKPELFAELIERQFPNLPKIEMFARTARPGWHGWGAEAGQPVSADDAGRFDSGSLTEIVVNTQVQVLPGMPIQGAKGGPTGMGRSDSVERHAPNSQSDGDAFAAVKGKARLANVNDVEPSLSGTDPQKPNSSPAADKAEAPSSSPEASATQFTNTRCQKPDSCKWAHSQASCASCSAAWMKARAAA, encoded by the coding sequence ATGAGCCTGGCGCACCAGATCATGCCGACTGGCGAGCATCCCGTGCCGTCGCTCATCCGCTACGATGCCGCCTGCAAGGCGCTGGCCGAAGCGAAGTCCGTCGACGACGTGAAGGACATCCGCGACCGCTCCGAAGCCATGCGGGCCTACGCCAAGCAGGCGAAGAACAAACAGCTCGAGGTGGACGCCGCCGAGATCAGGATCCGGGCCGAGCGTCGCCTTGGCGAGATGATCGCTGGGCAGCGGGCGACGGTCGGACTTAGCGAAGGCGGTCGTCCCAAGAAAACCCCTTCCGTCGAGGAAGTGGTTTTCAGCAGGCCAGTCTTGGCTGAGGCCGGCATCGACCACAAGCTTTCTGCTCGCGCGCAGAAGATGGCCGCCGTCCCGGAAGCCGAGTTCGAATCCATGGTCGGCGAATGGCGCGACAGGGTCGAGGCTGAACACGAGCGCGTTACCACCAATCTGCTCAAGGCAGGCGAAAAGCGTCTTGCCCGAGACGAGAAGGAGGCCGCGCTTGCTGCGAAGATGCGCGCCGCTGCCGCGAGCCTTGGGCAGGGCAGCTTTGGTGTCGTCTACGCCGACCCGCCTTGGCGCTTCGAACCTTACAGCCGCGACACCGGCATGGATCGCGCGGCAGACAATCACTATCCGACCATGCTGCTCGACGACATCGCAGCGCTGGAAGTGCCCGCAGCCGACGACTGCGTCCTGTTTCTCTGGGCCACCGCTCCGATGCTCCCCGAAGCTTTGCGCGTCATGGCGGCGTGGGGCTTCACCTACAAGTCGCACATCATCTGGGCCAAGGATCGTATCGGCACGGGTTATTGGACCCGCAACAAGCACGAGTTGCTGCTGATCGGTACCAAGGGTTCGATTCCTGCGCCCGAGATGGGCACCCAGCCAGAGAGCCTGATCCTGGCAGCCGTCGGCGCTCATAGCGCCAAGCCCGAACTGTTCGCGGAACTGATCGAGCGCCAGTTTCCGAATCTTCCCAAGATCGAGATGTTCGCGCGCACGGCCCGGCCTGGATGGCACGGCTGGGGTGCGGAAGCAGGACAGCCGGTATCGGCTGACGACGCAGGCCGGTTCGACTCCGGCTCGCTGACCGAGATCGTGGTGAATACGCAGGTTCAAGTCCTGCCCGGCATGCCTATCCAGGGTGCTAAGGGAGGCCCCACCGGTATGGGGCGGTCTGACAGCGTGGAAAGACATGCACCCAATTCCCAATCGGATGGCGACGCATTCGCTGCAGTGAAGGGCAAGGCCCGACTGGCGAACGTCAATGACGTTGAACCGTCGCTGTCCGGTACTGATCCGCAGAAGCCGAACTCCTCCCCGGCTGCGGATAAGGCCGAGGCCCCGTCCTCCTCCCCGGAAGCCTCGGCCACCCAATTCACCAACACACGCTGCCAGAAACCGGACTCGTGCAAATGGGCTCATAGCCAAGCCTCGTGCGCCTCCTGCAGCGCCGCATGGATGAAGGCGAGGGCCGCAGCATGA
- a CDS encoding Cro/CI family transcriptional regulator: MADAIETAVEVAGGPAALARSIGGLTPQAVSQWRKCPPERVLDVERITGVSRHLLRPDIFGPASETAA; this comes from the coding sequence ATGGCTGACGCAATCGAAACAGCAGTTGAAGTGGCAGGCGGTCCTGCGGCCTTGGCCCGTTCCATCGGGGGCTTAACGCCCCAGGCCGTCTCACAATGGCGGAAGTGCCCGCCTGAACGGGTTCTCGATGTTGAGCGCATCACAGGTGTCTCTCGCCACCTGCTCCGGCCTGACATCTTTGGTCCTGCTTCGGAGACTGCAGCATGA
- a CDS encoding helix-turn-helix transcriptional regulator: MRKEPKPEDIALGQRIKWVREQQRLKPAEFARPLDVTRQAVVNWERGHGADRKRLERIALVYGVSFDWLATNRGEPVLGAMQHPSPLPVVIESPAEQKPARDEPLRASDVDEPIVGIRAIESTLNRVVGLKQKNVHQLLSEISDMLAANADESKQNTLRGRSEPASPHHAKAPS, encoded by the coding sequence ATGAGAAAAGAACCCAAACCGGAAGACATCGCGCTAGGTCAGCGCATCAAATGGGTGCGCGAGCAACAACGGCTTAAGCCTGCAGAGTTCGCGCGGCCGTTGGATGTGACAAGGCAAGCTGTGGTCAACTGGGAACGTGGGCATGGCGCTGACCGGAAGCGACTGGAAAGGATCGCACTCGTCTACGGCGTGAGTTTCGATTGGTTAGCCACGAACCGCGGCGAGCCGGTTCTGGGCGCCATGCAGCACCCAAGCCCGCTGCCCGTCGTGATTGAGAGCCCAGCTGAACAAAAGCCGGCAAGGGACGAACCGCTTCGCGCCAGCGATGTCGACGAACCGATTGTCGGTATCCGCGCGATTGAATCCACCCTCAATCGAGTTGTCGGTCTTAAACAGAAGAACGTCCATCAACTGCTCAGCGAGATCAGCGATATGCTCGCGGCTAACGCTGACGAATCGAAACAAAATACGCTTCGTGGTCGATCTGAACCCGCCAGTCCCCACCATGCAAAAGCGCCATCATAA